Below is a window of Actinomycetes bacterium DNA.
ATCAGACGCTGTACATGATCGGTACGGGCAACCCTGCCGCGCGCAAGTCGGTCTATGACGATCCCGCGATCAAGAAGCAGTTCCCGATGGCAGGCCTGATCCGAAAGTCCCTCGACGAGGCCGCGCAGCGACCGCAGAGCCAGTACTACGGCGACATCTCCACCGGCCTCCAGCGCGAGTTCAGCCCGCCCGACTCCGTCAACCCCGCCACCACGCCCGGGGCCGCGGCCGACCTGATCACGTCGGTACTGAAGGGAGACACGCTGTTGTGAGCACACTCGTCGAGGGGGACGTCCGCGAGACGGGCCCTGGCGGCCCGGGCAAGGCCCAGCTCTCCGACCGGGCCAAGGCCGAGCGCACGCTGGGGTGGAAGCTGGCCGGCCCGGCCTTCATCATCATGCTGGCTGTCACGGCATACCCGATCCTGAATGCCGTCTGGCTCTCGCTCTTCAGCTACCGCCTCACCGATCCCACGGCCCGCAAGTTCATCTTCCTCAACAACTACGCGGTGATCCTCACCGACGGCCTGTGGTGGATGGCCGTGCTGAACACGGTCGTCATCACGGTCATCACGGTCGCGGTCGAGCTCGTGATCGGTATGGCGCTGGCCATGATCATGAACAAGATCATCATCCCCCGGCGCACGCTACGGACCATCGTGCTGATCCCCTACGCAATCATCACCGTCGTGTCGGCCTTCGCCTGGCGCTTCGCCTTCGCGGTGGACACCGGCTTCCTCAACCACACGCTGCACGCCCTGAGCTTCGGGGCCTTCTCGGACACCTACGACTGGTTCGGCGGCCGCTGGTCGGCGATCTTCGCGATATGCATCTCGGAGATCTGGAAGACCACGCCGTTCATGTCTCTGTTGCTGTTGGCCGGACTCGCCCAGATCGACGGTTCGCTGGAGGAGGCCGCCAAGGTCGACGGCGCGACGTTCTGGCAGCGGCTCTTCAAGGTGATCCTGCCGAACATGAAGGCCGCGATCATGGTGGCGCTGCTCTTTCGCACCCTGGACGCGTTCCGCATCTTCGACGCCGTCTTCGTGATGACCGCTGGCTCGCAGGACACGTCGTCGGTATCGCTGGTGGCCTACAACCAGACCATCAGCCGGGTCGAGATCGGCATGGGCTCTGCGGTCTCGGTGCTTCTGTTCCTGTGCGTCCTGGGCATCAGCGCCGTGTTCGTCAGGTCCTTCAAAGTCGACCTCTCACGGGTCAGGGGCGAGTGACCGCAGTGGAGTCGAACCAATCGAAGAAGAACATGACCTGGCTGGCCATCGTCTCCATCCCGATCATGGCCTA
It encodes the following:
- a CDS encoding sugar ABC transporter permease, producing MSTLVEGDVRETGPGGPGKAQLSDRAKAERTLGWKLAGPAFIIMLAVTAYPILNAVWLSLFSYRLTDPTARKFIFLNNYAVILTDGLWWMAVLNTVVITVITVAVELVIGMALAMIMNKIIIPRRTLRTIVLIPYAIITVVSAFAWRFAFAVDTGFLNHTLHALSFGAFSDTYDWFGGRWSAIFAICISEIWKTTPFMSLLLLAGLAQIDGSLEEAAKVDGATFWQRLFKVILPNMKAAIMVALLFRTLDAFRIFDAVFVMTAGSQDTSSVSLVAYNQTISRVEIGMGSAVSVLLFLCVLGISAVFVRSFKVDLSRVRGE